In Suncus etruscus isolate mSunEtr1 chromosome 9, mSunEtr1.pri.cur, whole genome shotgun sequence, the genomic window cagctataccactccttgggatataccataggaacacaaaaatgcaatacaaagaTGCCtgctgcacacctatattcattgctgcgctatttacaatagtcagaatctggaaacaaccaagatgcccttcaacagatgaatggctaaagaaactgttgtacatatacacaacggaatacttagcagacatcaggaaaaatgaagtcatgaaattctcctatacattatggacatgaaaattattatgctgagtgaaataagtcagagggagagagatagacccagaattgtctcattcatctgtgggatttaagaaaaataagagacagcattgtaataatagccagagacaatagagataagggctggaaggactgtcccacaatatgaagcttaccacaaagagtggtgagttcagttagagaaataactacaataacaactattatgacaatgatagtgagtgaaagaaatagaatgcctttctcaaatataggcagggggtagggaaggagcaagatgggggacattggtggtgggagggttgcactggtgaatgggggggtgttctgtttttataactgaaaatcaactacaaatatgtttgtaatcatggtgcttaaataaatatattatttttaaaaaataaaatatttaaattttagcatAGGCAATATAGTTTCAATGGTATTTAATTGTGTGGTATTTATATACAAAGTGAGTACATACCATACCaccactgaaaaaaattaaaaaataaaaccacaggaCCTGGTAGTAGGTCATATTCCATCATTATGGGATAAGGTGTTTTGTCCTTGATAACACAACTAATATTTGTTTGATTCTTGGAACCACATATGTTCTCTCAAGCACCACCTGGACTGATCACTGAGCAgagggtcaggagtaagccctgagctcttctGAGTGTGGTCAAAATATAACCAAAAagagaacagaaataaaagacTCTCTCAATCTGTAGTTTACaatatttgaaactattttaaatatttacatgttgataaagttataaataaaaatataaatgcaaatatttaattcACTTCAGCTTCTGGGGAAAAAGCCctcacctagcagtgttcagggacacTTCTTGGTTCTGCATTGGTGGTGCTCTGTGGGAGAAAGTAGCTGGGAAATAAGGGGATTTCTGAAAGCTGGCCTTGAACATAAAAGAATGTCTCTGTTCAGAGACTTGTTttccctgctgttatgagtgcaaGATGAGCTGAgaagaaagtcatccaggtctTAAGTAGGgatgtattaaaattaaaatctgggCTAGAAATGTGCCAGAATTGGCAGTGCATGAGCTTGGCATgtatgaagccctgggtttgatttctggtactagGTGACCCTGAAGGCTTTGGGGCTCAATTGGGTGAAGGCCATAACTCCTCAgcaccataataataataataataataataataataataataaatcagtaGTCTATTGAACACAGGGTCCTATTTattacacacaaaaaattattctcaaaaataccaaaaaggAAATTTTCACCTTTTAGCACTGTTGAGAGAATGAATCATAATTACATACCACTTAAATCATATagggataaaatatatataaacttgttttttgctttagggccacaccaatCTGTGctgtggcttattcctggctctgcactaagggatcacttatGATGGgatttggtgaaccatatgggtgatggagattgaacttggatctgCTGATTGCAAGGTGGTATCAGTTATATTATCTCCCACCCTATATTTTTCAAAGTCATGAATACAAAGACTAAACCTGAGAATAGCTGAAGATTTCAACTGGAACAGAATAGGAAAGGGGTAGTAATAGAATCCTGGGGAAAGAACCAACAGTTCCTGTAAATTTCCAATTAAGTTTGATTTAGTTCAATGAAGATAATGCCTTCTATATTTGTTGAACATGTACTATGTGCCAAATACTAGTTAAAGTACTTTccttttattaacttatttagtTCATACAACCTTACTTTACAGATGACAAAATCTAGATATAGAATGATTGAGCATTTTGTCCATGGTCAGGGACACAtctaaaacttcaaaataaatgaattcattCTGTCACTCCCAACCACactcataaaaacaaataagtctTAACTGTGTCTTTGGGTCATAAATCCCTGGGTCATCCTTTTAAAGACCTGATTAGGGAGCCTGAGGTACTCCTAGTACTGTGGGTCTATGTTAGGACTTAAGAACAGTATTGCTTGGGCCCTAAGGTACTGGAGATTGCCAAGCCACCTTAATGTTGCTgtggcctcacctggtgatgctctgggggcAGGCAGGAGTACACATGgtagtgctctggagaccatgttGTACTGTGATCAGATTGAAGAAATGTACCTTaacaactgtactatctcccagccccaACAAAGCCTTTCTTGATTCCATcaactaaattatatttttttcatctcaTAATACTTATGGTATCAGTTTTATAATAAACAACATAACGtctaattactttttgtttgtttgtttgttttgttttgggcccacacctggtggtgcttaggagttactcctggctctgtgctcagaaattgctcctggcaggtacgggggaccatgtgggatgctgggattcaaaccacctttggtcctggatcagctgcttgcaaggcaaatgtcctaccactgtgctatctctccggttccaagGTCTAAGTACTTTTATCCAGTAATACAGGGTTTATGTTTGATttgggttggttttgtttgtttggtttttagttttggggctacactttgTTGTGCTCTGgctgcaagggatcaaaccctggtcagccccatacaaggcaagcaccttatctactgttctatcatttttttttttttttggtttttggtttttggtttttgggccacacccagtgacgctcaggggttactcctggctatgcgctcagaagtcgctcctggctagggggaccatatgggacaccgggggatcgaaccgcggtccatccaaggctagcgcaggcaaggcaggcaccttacctctagtgccaccgcccggcccctgttctatcattcttacctccagTTCCCCCATATCTTCgagcgatggcgaacctatggcatgcatgccagctgtggcacatgaaggccttgcagctggcacgtgggaaggtccgcaattaataaatttataaaattcatagagtttttagatactaaaatcttgttattaaggtttaattgacgtactggcactttgaggaaattctttggttttgtgctgcagtttgggcacttgggctcaaaaaggttagccatcactgctagACAATTccttatctccctccctccctccctcccttcctctctccctcccttccttccttccccctttccatTCTCAGGAGATGAGATGGGATTCTGGGATCCAATCTGGCTGTgcctgtatacaaggcaaatgtattCACTGTACTgtagctccagccccagtctgGTACTCTCTAGTGTTCACAGCTCTCAGAAGAGCAAACTATGATTCCCCACAGCCATTTGCtgtaggcggcttctgtcctacagcagcAAATCATATCACACAATAAGCAGCTATTCTTAGTCCCTTATGACAGACAAAATACTTTAGGCATCTTAAACTCAGGAAACAAAAGAGCTGGTCTTGGCTGGTTTTAGCCTGAGTCACGTTTACTGTTCACTGAAGCTCATTGTGAGATAAAAGGAGCCTGGACATCTTACTCAGGATCAGAGGAAGCAGAAAGGTCTTACTGTACCAAAGTCATAACTGATCATCTTGTTGGAACAAACTCAGGAGCCACTGAATATGAAAAGAAGTGAGACACcaaggaattgaatctggattgcttgctgcaagtcaaacaccctagcTGCTGTACCATTGTTTTGGCCCCATGTcgctattatttattttgatcagGTCCAATGAGAGTTTCACAGTGAACTACTTAGTTTTCTTTgataaaaaatgcatttttgggCAAaacaggagggtgtttgccttgcacgctgccaacccggattcgatccccaggaTTTTGTAAGGTCCCCCAAActgacaagagtaatttctgggtacagagtAAGGAGCATCGCTGGAAgtgccctcccccacaaaaaaaggcaTTCTTGTTCATTTATTCATCACCAAGTGTCAAGACAGAAAAACGAAGAAGTCAAAATCAACTATACTTGCTCCAAGAGTCTTGCAGATTGATGCAAAGGCTTGTGGAAATTCAGTTTTCTCTGAAGTACAGTTCTCAGAGGTCTTTGGGGGAAATTAGGTTCACTTATGCCCCGGAATGGAATCACTCATTTGGTCGATTTAATCCTGTTCCTGAGTACACATGAACTGTCCATTGCATTTCACTGTGAGACTGAAGGAGGAGCCAGTGCACTGGATGCATACAGGACTGAAGGAAACAAAGCTAAACAGTGGAGAACACTAGAATAGAAGACTCTAAGGCCAAGGAGTAGGTCATTCCAGTCCAACCTGATGCCTCCCTTCAACTTCCCAGCTCCATTTCCAGAGTCCTCTGTGACTATCTAAGACCAAAGACAATAAACAGACCTCTGGGAAATTGAGCTGTCTCTAGCTCTCAGAAAATCACCGTAAACAGGCCTATGGTCCATGCTGCTGCTATGTCTGACCATCTGCCAATGCCATACTCAACCAACACTCGAAACAGAAGGCAAGCATCGAACTAATGGATTTACCAGTCTCATTGTTTTTGTCACTGGCACCCTTCAAGAGGGGGACAGGGCAAGTCTCCCTTCCTCTTCTGAAGCCTTGGCAACTGCACACACATCCTACACCAATGGCCCAATACATCACTTCCCCACTAATCTCTAGAGACACCTAACTgccccaaactccaggtatgctaacTTGGGGACTGAGATCTCAAAGGGCTTTTTAGACTCAGAGTTGGCTGcatactcttctctctctcattttctcctcctccaccatcATATTTTGAGAAGCCCCAGTAAGCTCGCCTATGACCCACAGCTGCCATCATGTGAGCTCATCGGCCCAGTTCCACATCCTAGAAGTCCTGGACTCCTGAATCTGACTGCATATTCAGCTGCATGACACTTCCTTATTTTTCAGTATTGACATCCCAGTAGGAATGCaccaaataaaatgtgaaattatcatagaaaccATCTgagatcaaaaaacaaaaccgaaACAATGCTCACCCAGCAACAAACAGCTAAGTAAATTTTCAGACAATTATATAATGACTCCATTGCTAGaatgacatttttataaattttcttttaatagagctttaaattttttaaatgttattactgTTTAGTTTTAAcaaatactttgtttttgttttttgtttttcaggccacacccctttgatgctcaggggttactcctagtgaagcgctcagaaattgcccctggcttggggggaccatatgggacgctggtggatcgaactgtggtccttccttggttagcttacaaggcagacaccttacctctagcgccacctcgccggcccctagttttAACAAACAATTTTAAGTAAACTAACTAGTTTACTAATTAGTAACTAGTTTACTTACTAGTTATACCTGCCAACAGAAAGGCTTGTGAAAGGtcgagaaactggggacaatggtggagggaatgtttcactggtgatggaattggtgccagaacattaaatgccagaaataactatattatgaggAACTTTGTAGACCAGTGATTAAAtaaacacatatgtatatacatatactgatatatgtacacatacacacacatatagatcTGTGGCTCCTGACATTTAAAAAAACGGAATCTAGTAAGATTGATATCCCTGTATATAGAGACAAGAAAAGCTAAAAgccaattaccatattttctggtgtataaaatgactttttaatccatgaaaaacttcttaaatgttgagggtcgtcttatacgacgGTATACAGCATGCTGCAACTTACTCAAGTTTTAGGGATGAGTGATTTgtcccattcttttttatttatttatttatttatttatttatttatttatttatttatttattttggtttttgggccacacccggcagtgctcagatgttactcctggctgtctgctcagaaatagctcctggcaggcacgggggaccatatgggatgccgggattcgaaacaaccacctttggtcctggatcggctgcttgcaaggcaaatgccgctgtgctatctctccgggcccgatttgtCCCATTCTTACCGCTGCATCCCATCCAACTGCCAGGCATCATTACTCAGATCTCTGCTTGTCCTAATTCATCTTtcaaggcacacagaagagctgagTTACCGAGTGCTGCGTCCCATCCAGCCACCaggtgtcatcgctggtatgcaGCTTTCTAGTGCTCAGTCACTGTTCGGCTTTGATAGGACACTGTCTCCCTCTAgatgtcctattaatcactgtaccccagccagctgctcttcgaggagccccctctccctgctctcaatgtaaatcacaattgaaaaatcacagtcactcactacaagtgacaaatgtaaaatgattgttggcattcCAAAGTccagctttattaaacatatactgttaacatttgagggttctactctttttctcttatgttttttaatttccatttggtgtgcattaaaaaagaggtagtcttatatgacgaatatttaacaggaaaagtagggggtcgtcttatatgctggaaattatgttaaatattatGTTTGCACAGAATCACTCCATACGAAATTTGGAAGATTTGGAAATGCCAATCCACTTCTCAAGGATACTTGGAATTGTGTACATATAACTATGTTCTAGATTTACACTTAATTGACACGTTGAATGGATAGTCTTAGAACACTGCAACAATGGCGATGTTGCCATAGGTATGCAGATTTCCACTCACTTCTGAGAGAAAGTAGGAAAGGCGACACCATGGTCCCTCACACATCTCTGATGGCTAAACGGGTCTCCTGTGGAGGACACTAGAGTTTCCCTTGAGTATCAACACTTGACCTCACACAGGGTAGTCCAGCCTGAGGCCTGGCTACATGAACCAACCCAGGGAGTGGAGTGGACAATAAGGTAAACCTGGTTTAGTTCCTCATGCCAACTGAGGTGCAAGCAACCATTCTAGAAAGGTGGGTTAAAAGCCATCAGGATGAGAGTGCTCGCCACCAGCGGGGTGAGGAAACTACCATGAAGGAAATGAGTTAGCCCTGCTAAAGACAGGgttcctgtcaggctctgggtgCCACAAATGCCCATCTGCCACtgccatcttcctcctcctgcaCCTAGACAGCAGCTCTGAAGAGGTGAACTTAACTCTCTTCAAGCAAGAAAAGTGTTTAAAGTAGTGATATATCAAAGCATAAACCACCAGAGAGAGACGCCTGGCGGCCTTTATCTGACcctcacaattttttattttattttattttattatttttttttttggtttttgggccacacccggtggtgctcaggggttactcctggctgtctgctcagaaatagctcctggcaggcacgggggaccatatgggacaccgggattcgaaccaaccacctttggtcctggatgggctgcttgcaaggcaaacaccgctgtgctatctctccgggccctgaccctcacaattttttttgtttttgtttttgtttttgggccacacccgtttgacgctcaagggttactcctggctatgtgctcagaaatcgcccctggcttgggggaaccatatgggacgccgggggatcgaaccgcggtccttcctcggctagcgcttgcaaggcagacaccttacctccagcgccacctacccggccccgaccctcacaatttttgagtgtaggACACTGGAGTGATAGAGACACCACCAGGCGGAGTAAACCACGCCCACCCGGCCGAGGCAGAGGCTTTTCCGACCGCCGGGGTAAGATGACTCCGCCCCATCTGCCGCCAAGCCCCGCCCCGTTTCCTGCGCGGGCTGTTGCTCAGGCAGAGATCAGCGCTTGACGGGGGCGTGGCCTTGGACTAGGGGGCGTGTCATGTTACGATCGCCCCGCCTCTTGCCCGCAGCCTCCCGCCATTGGCTGGCTGCGCCGGCCCGGAGTCCCGCCCTCGGCTCCGCCCATCTTTTCCGGGCACGCTCAAAGCGCATGCGCCTTAAGTAGTTGCCGGGTGAGGCGAGGGTTTCCCATCAACGTAGGGGGAGGCTGGGAGGGGTCGAAAATGGAAGCGAGGGTCGGCGTGTGGCCGGCTTCCGTGGGAGAGCACTttaaggaggaggagggaagtggAGGCCCGGGTCCCCGCCCGGAACTGTTGCTGCTGGACCCGCCCCGACGTGCGTGTGTGTCTGTGCTCCGCAGGGAGCCATGGAGAACTGCTTGGCGGCGGCCTGTCTGAACGGGGTGGACCGACGCGTCCTGCAGCGCTCGGCGAGGCTGGGCCGGGAGGTGCTGGCGCGGGCCCAGCGACGCGCCGTCAACTGGCACTCGCGGGAGCTGCCCGCCGGCAGCTCGGGGCTCGCTCCGCGGGAGCGGCTCTTCCGGGAACGGCGCCCTCTGGCGGCCTCCCCGCGCGCTCTCCCCGCAGAGGTGAGGCTGGTGCTAGGGACCCGCCGCTTCGCTTCATTGGCTCGGAGGAGGCCGGCTGGGTGGGCCCGGGGCGCGGCTCTCGGGGCCTCTGGGGAGGCCGGCCCCCGAAACTGGGCACACGCCTTAGGATGTTTTAATTAGGGTACTTatcattgtattattttatatttgttattatttataatacattgCTTTcgttataaaataatgataaatatcatttatagtattttatgttttgattatattttattttaattaggatatttataattttattttatattttgattctatattatttataatatattattgattaataattaatgatgtaatgatttatatatgttataatatatataagttaCATGttcatgatataaaatatatcatgaatatataatttatgatatttataagatttataatatataaataataaatagatttatattttattttaattagggtatttataatttttagataCCTCTAGTGCCCAGTTCTGATTGGTtagttgatttccttttttttcaagtGTTAcatgctggggccggagtggtacagcggtaaggcgtttaccttgcattctgccaacacaggacggaccccatttctaatcccggcatcccatatagtccccaagcctgccagaagcgacttatgaactcagggccaggagtaacccctgaacaccgctgggtgtgacccaaaaaaacacacacaaaaaagtgttGCGTGCTACCCTTCTCCCAAAATTCATCTTGTCCTGGATAAATTGCACGCTTGTGTTTTTCCTTTGAGCATTGTAATTCTTAGGAAGAGCCAGCCTActtactgaaaacaaacaaaaacaaattaacaacaacaaacaattgTAGAGGCCGtgttgtaaaaatgtaaaaaggaaGTTATTACTTCCTATAGGGAATACTCATGACTTGCCGTTTATtcaaatagagagaagaaagacacCCAACCCTCAGTGCTTCCTTCAGAACAATGGCTGAGTTCATGGACTATACTTCGAATCAGTGTGGGGTAAGTTGATGTAAACCAGAACCATAGCTTTGATTTGCCTGCTGATGGATCAAGAGTGGATCTTTCTGGACTTTACGAATTTGAAGACTACTTATTTATCCTGGCTCGATTATAATCACTCAAGGATTTAAACCAGGTTATAAATCCAATTCAGAATTTATTGATTAGCTCTTTATTAATGCCTAAATCAAAGGTATTGAGGATACAGCAATGAACCGAAAAAATTTATACTCATTATTGTTTTCAGAGCCTAGTGTTGAGGGAATCCTATTTACTGTAttccaaaataattaaatctagatatttattttctgagttttGAACTGAACTAaagttgccccccccccaaaaaaaaacaaaaaagattattgtAAACTGGATCTGAACCTCTGTTgtcaaaataaattgaaattaaagCCCTGGGGactggaactatagcacagcacagcagtagggcatttgccttgcacatagcccaccCAGGGccagggcagacccaggttcgattcctggcatcccatatggtcccaagcctgccaggagtggtttctgggcacagagccaggagtaactcttgaatgcCACTGGCTTggccaaaaaatccaaaataaataaataaaaaaataaaactaaagccctatattaaattttaattaacctCTGTATCAAATTCCTGGTcacatagttttaaaatatgtcCCCGTGGACCCATGTCTGTTGCTGACCAAGGTGTTTATCTAGAGCGGATGCTGTGCCCACAttggaggaaggggagaaggaaccAAATCCAAATTTCTGCCTTTTATTGACTAATACCATCTCTCAATCTTGTCTTCATCATAAAATGAATATCTCTAAAGATCTTTCcaaaattttatatcttctttcGGTTTCTACTGTAAgatggatatttatatatataaatgttataactGGAAGTTATAACAACTTCATAGATCACAGTAGTATGAAGAACTTTAGTAACATATTTGGTGTCATTTACTGACAAATGTCCTGAAGACCCTCTTCTGAAATCCAAAACTACACTGGTGGtggttgttgcttgttttggatcacacccagagggtCATGGTTTTGTGGTACTAAAACAGGATTGCATAAGAATAATTCAGagaataattttgtgtttttattctgtTCGATGGTTTTAGGAAACTAATTTCTGCTCTACCGTAAAGACCAAACATTGGTTTGTGGTTCAGTAAAAGGACTAATATTTATCTTTGGATTGCAGTTGAACAAGTTGAtgttctttatttggtttttagtttaTACTTTAGTTGAAGTCCCTATTATGGAATAGAACCTCAGAATAAGTTTTCTAGAGAACACTTTAAGAACAATTTTCTGGATTTGACTTCACACTTCTGAAGCAGTCCCCAAAACATCATTAGATCCATATCCTGAAATGCTTTTCCCAGCTTCTCATCCTTCTGGCCACATGCATTAGACCTGTGCATATTATGTCCAAAATAATCTGGCAGTAATGTCCTCATCATTATTCCTCATTAAGGGGAAGTCTAAGGTTAATTTTaagggggaggaagaaaaagataacagcTTTCTGATCATTTGGTTTATTTGTCTTAAATCagagactttttctttctttattctttttacttatttattaattgatcaatttgggggcacactcagcgatgctcaggggttactccttgccctgtgctcagaaattgctcctggcaagtttgcaggaccacatgggatgccaggaatctaactgggtctgtcccaggtcggccacatgcaaggcaaatgccttactgctatgctatctatccagcctcagagactttttcttttcttcttccacatAAGTAGAAAGGCTGCATAGCTATTGGGTTTATGttgctttatatttcttgtttctcTCAGGGAAATCACTCAGCTGGTCCTTGTCTTGAGCTTTAATGAACATGAAACTATGTTTATCAGAACTTGTTAAGAgaggagatgagatgagatgagatgagtgGGCAATTTATATTGGGACTGGGATATGAAGAATTTTATCCTGGCAGAAAGGATGGTCATACCCAGCTTTCATTGCAGAATTCCTGCCCTATATAGGCAGCAGATGGCAGCAAAGGAATATCAAATGCAGTTTCTTTCTCTGTTGCCCCTCTACATGGGCCCTGATTTATTTCGACTTCAAGCCTGCTAATTTACCTCCTTTGCCTGCCTTCTTAGCCAAGtcacagttttgtttttgaaaatttgaTCAGATGATTTGGTTGCTTGACATCTTTCATATTACTTCTCTAGAAATATTACTCATCCATGCCAGAGGAAGGATGTGCCACCCATGTCCACCGTTACCACAGAGAGAAGTCAGAGATGCACTTGTGTTCAGACAGAGGGAATGGTCATCAGGTGTGTATCTTCGTCTGCCCCACCCTCTCTCCTCAGCCATTCAAAAAAGGAGGCCCTGATCATGGAACTTCCGTTGAAGCATTATTGTTAGATGTCTATGACTCAGAATGATAGTGTTTAGCAGAAATGAATCAACTCTTAGACTCAAGAATTTATAGCATTCCACATGAGCTTCTTGGACAGGTCTAAGGAAAAAGTattggggctagagccatagtataACAGTTTTGCTTTCCTTGCAACCTACCTAagcttgattcccggcatctcatatagtccctgaactctgccaggagtaatctcagttcagaaccaagagtaagccctgagcaccatagagtGTGCCtcccccaagaaagaaaaaaatgtcttctatGTCTAGAGTAGAAATATTTCAGTATCATATATTCTAAGACAGTGATAACTGTAATGTCTAATACTTTTTTTAACTAAGTATAGGAGGACATCTCAACATTTTTAGCCCACCTATTATAAAAACCACCTATTTCTTACTACCTATCATTCTGAGGAAGCCAACGATTCTGTTGTACTGATGGTCAGGATTCctttattattgcttttgttttgggacaataGTGAGATAGGtggtatttatttcattttgaaaccacacctagttgtgttcagggtttattcctgactcagtgctcagaaatcacttcttgggCTTGGGAAATTGTATGGGATGTCAATGTCAGAGACTGAATcagagtcagcagtgtgcaatgcAAGCAGCCTTCCCGTGGTACTATATCTTTGGCCCAGTGTTGCTTTTGGTGGGGGTATGGTGTGCGTGCATGCATACgtgcatgtgtgtgagtgtgtgtgtgtgttttaacccCATTAGTTATACTCACAGATATCAAACTTAAGTCCAGAGTCTAATCAACAAGTTGGATTCCTGAATTCTGTGACCTGTAGCTAAAGTAGGAAGACCATAGAGAACTGCACAAAGCTGGATGCAGATGCCCAGTCTATTTTTGTGACCTGGAATATGAAGGGCAACATCAAATCCCAAATTAGGACCTCCCTTTTTTACTCTGACTTCAGATTCTATAGATAGACTTGACCTAACCTATAGGGATGTTACATGTGGGCAGAAGCCATTCTTGTCTTTTCCATTTCTAGTCCCCATATATAATGTCATATAAGATGGAAGGTGGTGCCTTGAAAGAAAATGTACTTTATCATTTCAACCTGTTCTCTTCTTgttcctctatttctttttttttttccaagttttaaaaatatggaacgcttcacgaatttgcgtgtcatccttgcgcaggggccatgctaatcttctctgtatcgttccaattttagtatatgtgctgccgaagcgagtacTTGTTCCTCTATTTCTGAGAAACACATTAGAGAATTCTGTTTGAGAGACTGCTAAGGTTCAATCACTTTCTGTGCTCAACCTCATACATGACCACATCCTTGGCACCAAATGCCagttacttttttggtttgtttgtatttttttggccacatctggtggtgctcagggctactgctggctctgggttcaggaattactcctggattgctctgggaattatatgggataccagaaatcaaacctgggttggctataagcaaggaaaatgccctattgctgtactatcactcgagCCTTAATGTGTCAGTCACATTTGCCCTCTTTTCATATGATCTAATAGTCCTAGGA contains:
- the AKIP1 gene encoding A-kinase-interacting protein 1 yields the protein MENCLAAACLNGVDRRVLQRSARLGREVLARAQRRAVNWHSRELPAGSSGLAPRERLFRERRPLAASPRALPAEREERHPTLSASFRTMAEFMDYTSNQCGKYYSSMPEEGCATHVHRYHREKSEMHLCSDRGNGHQVCIFKKDTSPDLGNLYQPTESTLKASQPAENISKDLYIEVFPGTYSVTVCSKGLTQKTHVVAVNSGQSVDLDFPA